The following coding sequences are from one Bradyrhizobium sp. WSM471 window:
- a CDS encoding SRPBCC family protein, translated as MKLDHFKPLTVYTIYIAATPDKVWEALTSAEFSRKYFSGFAVELEPRLGGKFVVRAPDGSEHISGDVFECDPPNKLTVTWNVNWPDLVAKLGTTLVTYEIEQAGEAVRLTMSERHDRSLSDDILSGGRTGWPAILSGLKSLLETGKAPQIKMAPPAQMLEALKAMGIKTP; from the coding sequence ATGAAACTCGATCACTTCAAGCCGCTCACCGTCTACACCATTTACATCGCCGCGACGCCGGACAAGGTGTGGGAGGCCCTGACCTCCGCCGAGTTCAGCCGCAAATATTTTTCCGGCTTTGCGGTTGAGTTGGAGCCAAGACTCGGCGGCAAATTCGTCGTGCGCGCGCCTGACGGATCGGAACACATCTCGGGCGATGTGTTCGAATGCGATCCGCCGAACAAGCTGACGGTGACGTGGAACGTCAACTGGCCCGACCTCGTCGCGAAGCTCGGCACCACGCTTGTCACTTACGAGATCGAACAAGCCGGCGAGGCCGTCCGCCTCACCATGAGCGAACGTCACGATCGTTCGCTCAGCGACGACATCCTGTCCGGCGGCCGCACCGGCTGGCCCGCAATCCTGTCGGGGCTGAAGAGCCTGCTGGAAACGGGCAAGGCGCCGCAGATCAAGATGGCGCCGCCGGCGCAGATGCTGGAAGCGTTGAAGGCGATGGGTATCAAGACGCCGTAG
- a CDS encoding helix-turn-helix transcriptional regulator, whose product MDEVFKALADASRRSLLDRLHARNGQTLNELCEGLAMTRQAVTKHLAILEEANLVTTIRHGREKLHYLNPVPIHQIGERWIKKFERGKLAALGELKRQLEKRDE is encoded by the coding sequence ATGGATGAGGTCTTCAAAGCGCTCGCCGATGCGTCACGACGGTCGCTGCTCGACAGGCTTCACGCCAGGAACGGCCAGACGCTGAACGAGCTCTGCGAAGGTCTCGCGATGACGCGCCAGGCGGTGACCAAGCACCTTGCGATTCTGGAAGAGGCCAATCTGGTCACGACCATCAGGCACGGCCGGGAGAAGCTGCACTATCTCAATCCGGTTCCGATCCATCAGATCGGCGAACGCTGGATCAAGAAATTCGAGCGCGGCAAGCTCGCCGCACTCGGCGAGTTGAAACGCCAGTTGGAGAAGCGTGATGAGTAA
- a CDS encoding transglutaminase family protein, protein MKLRVGFEMLYEFPQPTPMIMVLGTHFTRASDVIVPDLLTTRPSVPITPYRDLFGNWCSRIVAPAGAFRLAGDGVVSDSGLPDPAFPNAAQHAVEALPTDTLVYLLGSRYCETDRLSDIAWQLFEHTQPGWARVQAICDFVHRHIAFGYEHARATKTAREAYDEGKGVCRDYAHLAIAFCRCMNIPARYCTGYLSDIGTPKPWAVGDFAGWFEAYLGGSWHMFDPRNNTPRIGRVLIAQGRDAADVPITQTFGPNKLVNFKVWTDEVA, encoded by the coding sequence ATGAAGCTCCGCGTCGGGTTTGAGATGCTGTACGAATTCCCGCAGCCCACGCCTATGATCATGGTGTTGGGCACGCACTTCACCCGCGCCTCCGACGTCATCGTGCCCGACCTGCTGACCACGAGACCCTCGGTGCCGATCACCCCCTATCGCGACCTCTTCGGCAATTGGTGCAGCCGGATCGTGGCGCCGGCCGGCGCCTTTCGCCTTGCCGGCGATGGGGTCGTGAGCGACAGCGGCCTGCCCGACCCGGCGTTTCCGAACGCAGCTCAGCACGCCGTCGAGGCGCTGCCGACCGACACGCTCGTCTATCTGCTCGGCAGTCGCTACTGCGAAACCGACCGCCTGTCGGATATCGCATGGCAACTGTTCGAGCACACTCAGCCGGGCTGGGCGCGGGTCCAGGCCATCTGCGATTTCGTTCATCGTCACATCGCTTTCGGCTATGAGCACGCACGCGCAACCAAGACGGCGCGGGAGGCCTACGACGAAGGCAAGGGGGTGTGCCGCGACTATGCTCATCTTGCCATCGCGTTCTGCCGCTGCATGAACATCCCGGCACGCTACTGCACCGGCTATCTCAGCGACATCGGCACGCCGAAGCCCTGGGCCGTGGGAGATTTCGCCGGCTGGTTCGAGGCTTATCTCGGCGGAAGCTGGCACATGTTCGATCCCCGCAACAACACGCCGCGGATCGGCCGCGTGCTGATCGCGCAAGGACGCGATGCCGCGGACGTCCCGATCACCCAGACCTTCGGTCCGAATAAGCTGGTCAATTTCAAGGTATGGACCGACGAGGTTGCCTGA
- a CDS encoding N-formylglutamate amidohydrolase produces the protein MALDTIEATNQLLGEGDVPPVHEVNAQGTSPFLLTSDHYGRVLPAALGDLGVAGGELTRHIAWDIGIAGVADRLAEMLGAHLIAQRYSRLVIDCNRPPAAVSSIPVISEATAIPRNEGISEQERKARRREIFEPYHRRIDAAIDRRVHDKRPTVLVSLHSFTPVYAGVARPWHIGALYNRDTVLPQLLLKHLRGQGDLVVGDNEPYAVDDLTDYTIPVHGEARGLVNTGIEIRQDLIADQSGQQQWAERLAGIFAEIELELRAQRLVD, from the coding sequence ATGGCTTTAGACACAATCGAGGCGACCAATCAACTCCTCGGCGAGGGTGACGTCCCCCCGGTGCACGAGGTGAATGCGCAAGGGACGTCGCCTTTTTTGCTCACCTCGGACCACTACGGACGGGTCCTGCCGGCTGCGCTGGGCGATCTCGGCGTCGCGGGAGGCGAGCTGACGCGGCATATCGCCTGGGACATCGGCATCGCGGGGGTCGCCGACCGGCTGGCAGAGATGCTGGGCGCACATCTGATCGCCCAGCGCTATTCGCGGCTGGTGATCGACTGCAACCGCCCGCCCGCCGCCGTGAGCTCGATCCCCGTGATTTCCGAAGCAACCGCGATCCCGCGCAACGAGGGAATTTCGGAGCAGGAGCGCAAAGCGCGCAGGCGCGAGATTTTCGAGCCCTATCACCGCCGTATCGATGCCGCGATCGACCGCCGCGTGCACGACAAGCGGCCGACGGTGCTGGTGTCGCTGCACAGCTTCACCCCCGTTTACGCCGGCGTCGCGCGTCCCTGGCACATCGGCGCGCTCTACAATCGGGACACCGTGCTGCCGCAGCTGCTGCTCAAGCATCTGCGCGGCCAGGGCGATCTCGTCGTCGGCGACAACGAGCCCTACGCGGTGGACGACCTCACCGACTACACCATCCCCGTGCACGGCGAAGCCCGCGGCCTCGTCAACACCGGCATCGAGATCCGCCAGGATCTGATCGCCGACCAGTCCGGCCAGCAACAATGGGCCGAGCGGCTGGCGGGGATTTTTGCGGAGATCGAACTGGAGCTGCGGGCGCAGAGGCTGGTCGATTAG
- a CDS encoding DUF2189 domain-containing protein, with protein sequence MSISGKVDPVVRPVAATDIAEALVEGLRDFQALPLYGLCFGGLYAAGGIAIMLCFTAFGMVYLVYPLAAGFALLGPFVAIGLYEVSRRRERGEPVSPGAIWSAVRARSEIGWMAFVTLFVFVVWMYQVRLLIALLLGLHASFSSLQEFMTVVLTTNEGLLFLGIGNAVGAVLSLILFSLTVVSFPLLLDREVDFVTAMVTSVRAVVASPVPMIGWAAVIVMVLIVSALPYFLGLVVTLPVLGHATWHLYRRIVVPVA encoded by the coding sequence ATGTCCATTTCGGGCAAGGTCGATCCGGTGGTGCGTCCCGTCGCGGCGACCGATATCGCCGAGGCGCTGGTCGAGGGCCTGCGTGATTTCCAGGCGCTGCCGCTTTACGGCCTCTGCTTCGGCGGGCTCTACGCCGCCGGCGGCATCGCCATCATGCTGTGCTTCACCGCGTTCGGCATGGTCTATCTGGTCTATCCGCTGGCTGCCGGCTTCGCGCTGCTCGGGCCGTTCGTGGCGATCGGGCTCTATGAAGTCAGCCGCCGTCGCGAGCGCGGCGAGCCCGTCTCGCCCGGCGCGATCTGGTCGGCGGTGCGCGCGCGCAGCGAGATCGGTTGGATGGCCTTCGTCACGCTGTTCGTGTTCGTGGTCTGGATGTATCAGGTGCGGCTTCTGATCGCGCTGCTGCTTGGCCTGCATGCCTCGTTCTCGAGCCTGCAGGAATTCATGACGGTGGTGCTGACCACGAACGAGGGCTTGCTGTTCCTCGGCATCGGCAACGCGGTCGGCGCGGTGCTGTCGCTGATCCTGTTTTCGCTGACCGTGGTGTCGTTTCCGCTGCTGCTCGACCGCGAGGTCGATTTCGTCACGGCGATGGTGACGAGCGTGCGCGCGGTCGTGGCGAGTCCGGTGCCGATGATTGGCTGGGCCGCGGTGATCGTGATGGTCCTGATCGTCTCGGCGCTGCCGTATTTTCTGGGGCTGGTGGTGACGCTGCCCGTGCTCGGGCACGCGACCTGGCATCTTTATCGGCGGATCGTGGTGCCGGTGGCGTAA
- a CDS encoding ATP-binding protein → MSLRTRLLILVIAAMLVPASLVGLRFVQNRSSEINAALANLAASADDIASDLGEKIQGTAQLHYGLARARDLDTRDKAACSAFLSDVREEYPQFTGILTIDPDGSLFCDSLRTNRTLDLRDRAYFRQALVSRSVVVEPVFGRLTGTSVLQIAYPVRSEAGALKLVLLASFNLRKFAEYHHKRLLAEKDILLIDAKGTVLVAPSTAGWSAPVGASIAGSDLLRFATAPDQKAFQEVTDRDGRTQVWAVAHSPSIRDAGLYILVGRSKDGLVAAANRRLYEDMAILAVALLLLLAGVWILATVSVGRQVGRLANMAKRLGLGDLSARIPPPHPRGELGGLMTLLNGTAESLEQQRAAIADLNQKLSQSQKMEAMGQLTGGVAHDFNNLLTVILGNSEHLADRLAGNKELHRIAGDIATAAERGSDLTRSLLAFARKQPLRPRDIDISEKIQEMEQLLRRPLGEHIECTFALEPDVGLTSVDPGQLTTALLNLVLNARDVMPLGGRLTIEARNASLGESDLDVNGEPRPGDYVMVAVTDTGSGMTAEVASRAFEPFFTTKEVGKGTGLGLSMVYGFVRQSGGLVQMQSAPRQGSAVRLFFPRLATTPNEHPSPAEEIVAREGSETILVVEDNDMVRTYVESELKTLGYRVITAASGPAALDVLRQSGDIDLLFTDVVMPGGMFGPELARQAIQLRPGLKVLFTSGYSQNPVKAPDGIGDARILTKPFRRRDLAAMLRSALSTPSR, encoded by the coding sequence ATGAGCTTGCGTACCCGGCTACTGATACTCGTCATCGCGGCCATGCTGGTGCCGGCGAGCCTCGTCGGGTTGCGTTTCGTGCAGAACCGGAGCAGCGAAATCAACGCCGCCCTGGCCAATCTGGCAGCCTCGGCCGACGACATTGCGAGTGATCTGGGCGAGAAGATTCAAGGCACCGCGCAGCTTCATTACGGTCTGGCCCGTGCGCGCGACCTCGACACGCGCGACAAGGCGGCGTGCTCGGCGTTTCTGTCGGATGTGCGCGAGGAATACCCTCAGTTTACGGGAATCCTGACCATCGATCCGGACGGCAGCCTGTTCTGCGACTCGCTGCGGACCAACCGCACGCTCGATCTGAGGGATCGCGCCTATTTCAGGCAGGCCCTGGTCTCGCGCAGCGTCGTGGTTGAGCCGGTATTCGGCCGGCTGACCGGAACATCGGTGCTCCAGATCGCATATCCGGTGCGATCGGAGGCGGGCGCGCTGAAGCTGGTGCTGCTCGCCTCGTTCAACCTGCGCAAATTCGCCGAGTATCACCACAAGCGGCTGCTCGCCGAGAAGGATATCCTGCTCATCGACGCCAAGGGCACCGTTCTCGTCGCCCCCTCGACAGCCGGCTGGTCCGCGCCCGTGGGCGCGTCGATTGCAGGATCCGACCTGCTCCGCTTCGCGACGGCTCCCGATCAAAAAGCATTTCAGGAAGTGACCGATCGCGACGGCCGCACGCAGGTCTGGGCCGTCGCCCACTCGCCTTCGATCCGTGATGCCGGCCTCTACATCCTGGTCGGACGCTCCAAGGACGGATTGGTCGCGGCGGCGAATCGCCGGCTCTACGAGGACATGGCGATCCTCGCGGTGGCCTTGCTGCTGCTGCTGGCCGGCGTATGGATCCTCGCGACAGTGAGCGTCGGCCGCCAGGTCGGGCGGCTCGCCAACATGGCGAAGAGACTCGGGCTCGGAGATCTCAGCGCGCGAATTCCCCCTCCCCATCCGCGCGGCGAGCTGGGCGGATTGATGACCCTGCTCAACGGCACCGCCGAGTCGCTCGAGCAGCAACGCGCGGCCATCGCGGACCTCAACCAGAAGCTCAGCCAATCCCAGAAGATGGAGGCGATGGGCCAGCTCACCGGCGGCGTGGCGCATGATTTCAACAACCTCCTCACCGTCATTCTCGGCAATTCGGAGCACCTTGCCGACAGGCTGGCCGGGAATAAGGAGTTGCACCGGATCGCCGGCGACATCGCGACAGCCGCCGAGCGCGGCTCCGACCTGACGCGGAGCCTGCTCGCCTTCGCGCGCAAGCAGCCCCTGAGGCCGCGAGACATCGACATCAGCGAGAAGATTCAGGAGATGGAGCAGTTGTTGCGCCGCCCCCTGGGCGAGCACATCGAATGCACCTTCGCGCTCGAACCGGATGTGGGGTTGACCAGCGTCGATCCCGGCCAGCTGACGACTGCGCTGCTCAATCTCGTGCTCAACGCGCGCGATGTCATGCCGTTGGGCGGCAGGCTGACCATCGAGGCGCGCAACGCCTCGCTCGGTGAATCCGACCTTGACGTCAACGGCGAGCCGCGACCGGGCGACTATGTCATGGTGGCCGTGACCGACACCGGCAGCGGCATGACCGCCGAGGTGGCGAGCCGGGCGTTCGAGCCGTTCTTCACCACCAAGGAGGTCGGCAAGGGGACCGGGCTCGGCCTGAGCATGGTCTACGGGTTTGTGCGACAGTCCGGCGGACTGGTGCAGATGCAGTCCGCGCCGAGACAAGGCAGCGCCGTCAGGCTGTTCTTTCCCCGCCTGGCAACGACGCCGAACGAGCATCCGTCACCCGCCGAAGAGATCGTCGCGCGCGAAGGAAGCGAGACCATTCTCGTCGTCGAGGACAACGATATGGTTCGAACTTATGTCGAAAGCGAGCTGAAGACGCTCGGCTATCGCGTCATCACGGCCGCAAGCGGCCCGGCGGCGCTCGACGTGCTGCGCCAGTCCGGCGACATCGACCTGCTGTTCACCGACGTCGTGATGCCCGGCGGCATGTTCGGGCCGGAGCTTGCCAGGCAAGCAATCCAGTTGCGGCCCGGGCTCAAGGTGCTCTTCACCTCCGGCTACAGCCAAAATCCGGTCAAGGCGCCCGATGGAATCGGCGATGCCCGCATCCTGACCAAGCCGTTCCGGCGGCGAGACCTCGCCGCGATGCTGCGGTCCGCGCTGTCGACGCCTTCGCGGTAG
- a CDS encoding SRPBCC family protein — protein sequence MSNPQFVYVTYIETTPTRLWEALTSSEFTKQYWFGAEVRSDWKIGSPFALLLDGETTDSGEILEADPPRRLSYSFKHQKYEELRGEPISRVVFTIEPFGSLVRLTVLHDGFVEGGKYLGAVSNGWPAILSGLKSLLESGKELAIPRAALNKGFDAK from the coding sequence ATGAGTAATCCGCAATTCGTCTATGTCACCTACATCGAGACCACGCCAACGAGGCTGTGGGAGGCGCTGACATCGAGCGAGTTCACCAAGCAATACTGGTTCGGCGCCGAGGTCAGATCCGACTGGAAAATCGGCTCCCCTTTCGCGCTGCTGCTGGACGGCGAGACCACCGATTCCGGCGAGATCCTCGAAGCCGATCCGCCGCGGCGATTGTCCTACAGCTTCAAGCACCAGAAATACGAAGAGCTGCGCGGCGAACCGATCTCCCGGGTGGTCTTCACCATCGAACCGTTCGGCTCGCTCGTGCGTTTGACCGTGTTGCATGACGGCTTCGTCGAAGGCGGCAAATATCTCGGCGCCGTTTCCAACGGCTGGCCGGCGATCCTGTCCGGTCTCAAGAGCCTGCTGGAAAGCGGCAAAGAGCTGGCCATTCCGCGCGCAGCCCTCAACAAGGGATTCGATGCAAAATGA
- a CDS encoding LysE family translocator: MMSLQAYLAFLAACVALALLPGPIVTLVIANGLRHGTRAALTNVAGAQAGLAIVIGIVAVGLTSLMATMGYWFDWVRFAGAAYLVWLGVKLIWAPVEGVNVDQPPAPPRGGFFLQGFLVLLSNPKVLVFFGAFIPQFMDMNRDHFPQVALLGATFMVTAVMTDALYAIAAGRARKFFSARRTRMMSRISGGFMIGGGIWLALTRAK, from the coding sequence ATGATGTCTCTGCAAGCCTATCTCGCCTTCCTTGCCGCCTGCGTCGCGCTCGCGCTGCTGCCGGGGCCGATCGTCACCCTCGTCATCGCCAACGGCCTGCGCCACGGCACGCGTGCGGCGCTGACCAATGTGGCCGGTGCGCAGGCCGGCCTCGCCATCGTCATCGGCATCGTCGCGGTCGGCCTGACCTCGCTGATGGCGACCATGGGCTACTGGTTCGACTGGGTGCGCTTTGCCGGCGCCGCCTATCTGGTCTGGCTCGGCGTCAAGCTGATCTGGGCGCCGGTCGAGGGCGTCAATGTGGACCAGCCGCCGGCGCCGCCGCGCGGCGGATTCTTCCTGCAAGGTTTCCTGGTGCTGCTGTCGAACCCGAAAGTGCTGGTGTTCTTCGGCGCCTTCATCCCGCAGTTCATGGACATGAACCGCGACCACTTCCCGCAGGTCGCGCTGCTGGGCGCAACCTTCATGGTCACGGCAGTGATGACGGACGCGCTCTACGCCATCGCCGCCGGGCGCGCTCGAAAGTTCTTTTCGGCTCGCCGCACGCGCATGATGTCGCGCATCTCCGGCGGCTTCATGATCGGCGGCGGCATCTGGCTGGCGCTGACCAGGGCGAAATAG